One genomic window of bacterium includes the following:
- a CDS encoding Ig-like domain-containing protein, producing the protein MRGKVVALFLFLPLITPILADDWIQDSWVDGPAPEGDWLWNQHRKSFDTSVNLAWWRYVVDPGTGDNHIFPYAPSTNPDDVGEFGDGIELMRVITCETNYFDHGSETFYQVVGGLAANGKLAIYYSDDYGVTWNENISPNLRGPLLYIAQRPDTNELHVAANTNDGLEIYILDGLDGAWDLQTEIPDATFTNARFLFDDSYHGYLTVSDTDQTDARLWLWDGNDWSTDGDKFPGDPFHLYAIWRMGHTDDLFVAVDNNVGNDLLYYSTDDGDSWSEWTVDYYGGPVDAPQFASTGPSTSGMNTYVYLATSNAHGSPLVCRINDNDPTDFYLFDFKYTGLTEVHDILVADDGIVFISGIGVGGAGLWISDDDGLSWTGNYFDDPWDDLDAVPVLLQDPNFGFIYASGNSLILETPFIVFMAHPTAEIISLPYDCGEPSTFDSIEIPVDLPENSDLKVYLRSDDTPQMNGDWVLIDNYYNLEGIEQGMRYVQYKLEFFAGNDVPYSFPVVESFRLSYNPGGDPDSPRVVETIPSDGAQGVSLNTDIWVVFSRSMDLASFEGNFFIYDGEIEIPWTGRLEGDDESTFVADPEQSLPPLKLIEVLLYEGITDSDGTPLEDDNGPAEGAYDFGFETGGSSRPDGPRVEETVPPDGAKDVPLNTNILVKFDRRMDLDSFRENFHIFADGIEIDWDGRLEGDNFEFIAEPDPGLPPRSLISVLLDFGITDEDGKPLEDGNGPEEGAYDFSFTTGGEGDIDEDPPEVTDVKANPNPTFGADVVSLTCKADDAERGGSFIAGGEYFVDDAGQDGEGMPMSAGDGDFDDSYEELLALVDASGWADGSTHILYVHARDAAGNWSPLQSVVVETEGDFFDPSRAYVWPNPASDAAHFAFTVGGDARVELVVYDLAGREVHRERGEFVVGTPGAFVWNLDGVASDVYIFRLAAEEISGMGRSGSVMKKLAVVR; encoded by the coding sequence ATGCGAGGGAAGGTAGTCGCACTGTTTTTATTCCTGCCCCTGATCACACCCATCCTGGCCGATGATTGGATTCAGGACAGCTGGGTGGACGGTCCGGCGCCGGAAGGGGATTGGCTCTGGAACCAACACCGGAAGAGCTTCGACACGTCTGTGAACCTCGCCTGGTGGCGCTACGTCGTGGACCCGGGGACCGGGGACAACCACATCTTTCCCTACGCACCGAGTACGAACCCGGATGATGTCGGCGAATTCGGCGATGGGATAGAGCTCATGCGTGTGATCACCTGCGAGACCAACTACTTCGACCACGGTTCCGAAACCTTCTACCAGGTTGTCGGCGGACTGGCCGCAAACGGCAAACTCGCCATCTACTACTCGGACGACTATGGCGTTACCTGGAATGAAAACATTAGTCCGAATTTACGTGGTCCGCTCCTCTACATCGCCCAGAGACCGGACACAAACGAGCTGCACGTGGCGGCCAACACGAATGATGGCTTGGAGATCTACATCCTGGACGGCCTCGACGGCGCCTGGGATCTACAAACCGAGATTCCGGACGCGACGTTCACCAACGCCCGCTTCCTCTTCGACGACTCCTACCACGGCTATCTGACCGTCTCTGATACCGACCAAACGGACGCCAGGCTCTGGCTCTGGGATGGAAACGACTGGAGTACCGACGGGGACAAATTCCCCGGGGATCCGTTCCACCTGTACGCCATCTGGCGGATGGGACATACGGATGATCTCTTCGTCGCCGTAGATAACAACGTGGGCAACGACCTGCTCTACTACTCGACCGACGACGGGGACTCCTGGAGCGAATGGACGGTGGATTACTACGGCGGTCCGGTGGACGCGCCCCAATTCGCCTCCACCGGTCCCTCCACCAGCGGGATGAATACTTACGTCTACCTCGCCACGTCCAACGCCCACGGATCGCCGCTGGTCTGTCGGATCAACGACAACGATCCCACGGACTTCTACCTCTTCGATTTCAAATACACGGGCCTGACCGAAGTCCACGACATCCTGGTCGCAGACGACGGCATCGTCTTCATCTCTGGGATAGGCGTCGGCGGGGCCGGACTGTGGATCTCCGACGACGACGGTCTGTCGTGGACCGGCAACTACTTTGACGACCCCTGGGACGATCTCGACGCGGTCCCCGTTCTCTTACAGGACCCCAACTTCGGTTTTATCTACGCATCGGGCAATTCGTTGATTCTGGAGACCCCCTTCATCGTGTTCATGGCCCATCCCACCGCCGAGATTATCAGCCTGCCCTACGACTGCGGGGAACCCTCCACCTTCGACTCCATCGAAATCCCGGTCGACCTGCCGGAAAATTCCGATCTGAAAGTCTACCTCCGTTCCGACGACACCCCGCAGATGAACGGCGATTGGGTCTTGATAGATAACTATTACAACCTCGAGGGCATCGAACAGGGGATGCGGTACGTTCAGTACAAGCTCGAATTTTTCGCAGGAAACGACGTGCCCTATTCCTTCCCCGTCGTGGAAAGTTTTCGGTTGAGCTACAACCCGGGTGGGGATCCGGACAGCCCCCGGGTCGTGGAAACCATCCCCAGCGACGGCGCTCAGGGCGTCTCCCTCAACACGGATATCTGGGTCGTCTTTAGCCGATCCATGGACCTTGCCAGCTTCGAGGGGAACTTCTTCATCTACGACGGCGAGATCGAGATCCCGTGGACGGGCCGGCTCGAGGGAGACGACGAATCCACTTTCGTCGCCGATCCCGAACAAAGTCTGCCGCCCCTGAAGCTGATCGAGGTCCTGTTGTACGAGGGCATCACCGACTCGGACGGGACCCCCCTCGAGGACGACAACGGCCCGGCGGAGGGCGCCTACGACTTCGGCTTCGAAACCGGCGGGTCGAGCAGACCGGACGGTCCCCGGGTCGAGGAAACCGTCCCCCCCGACGGCGCTAAGGACGTGCCCCTCAACACGAATATCTTAGTCAAGTTCGACCGCCGCATGGATCTGGACAGCTTCAGGGAGAACTTCCACATCTTCGCCGACGGGATCGAGATAGATTGGGACGGCCGGCTCGAGGGCGACAATTTCGAGTTCATCGCCGAACCCGACCCCGGCCTGCCCCCCCGAAGCCTGATCAGTGTTCTCTTGGATTTCGGGATCACCGACGAGGACGGGAAGCCCCTCGAGGACGGCAACGGCCCGGAGGAAGGCGCCTACGATTTCAGCTTCACCACCGGCGGCGAGGGGGACATAGACGAGGACCCGCCCGAGGTCACCGACGTCAAGGCCAACCCCAACCCCACCTTCGGCGCCGACGTGGTGAGCCTGACCTGCAAAGCCGATGACGCGGAGCGCGGCGGCTCGTTCATCGCCGGCGGCGAGTACTTCGTGGACGACGCGGGGCAGGACGGGGAGGGCATGCCCATGTCGGCGGGGGACGGCGATTTCGACGACAGTTACGAGGAGCTCCTGGCTCTGGTTGACGCGAGCGGCTGGGCCGACGGCTCGACCCACATCCTCTACGTCCACGCGCGGGACGCGGCGGGCAACTGGTCCCCCCTGCAATCCGTCGTGGTGGAGACCGAGGGCGACTTCTTCGACCCGTCGCGGGCGTACGTCTGGCCCAATCCCGCCAGCGACGCGGCCCACTTCGCCTTCACCGTGGGCGGCGACGCGCGGGTCGAGCTCGTGGTTTACGACCTGGCCGGCCGCGAGGTGCACCGCGAGCGGGGCGAGTTCGTCGTGGGAACACCGGGGGCCTTCGTCTGGAACCTGGACGGCGTCGCCAGCGACGTTTACATTTTCCGCCTGGCCGCCGAAGAGATAAGCGGGATGGGGCGCTCCGGCTCCGTGATGAAGAAGCTGGCCGTCGTTCGCTAA
- the nikR gene encoding nickel-responsive transcriptional regulator NikR, with translation MAELVRFGVAMPEDLVERFDAATGNFRNRSDALRRLVQEFLAEREFAENQEVMGTVTLLYDHHRSREPGGLTEIQHDAGGLVHSTMHVHLDHRRCLEVVVVRGPGGEIRDLVERLGSAPGVLQARLQAAPLRPAHP, from the coding sequence ATGGCCGAGCTGGTGCGCTTCGGGGTGGCGATGCCCGAGGACCTGGTCGAGCGCTTCGACGCCGCGACCGGGAACTTCCGCAACCGCAGCGACGCCCTGCGCCGCCTGGTTCAGGAATTCCTCGCCGAGCGCGAGTTCGCGGAAAACCAGGAGGTCATGGGCACCGTCACGCTCCTCTACGACCACCACCGGTCCCGGGAGCCCGGCGGCTTGACCGAAATCCAGCACGACGCGGGCGGGCTCGTCCACTCCACCATGCACGTCCACCTGGACCACCGCCGCTGCCTGGAGGTGGTGGTGGTGCGGGGTCCCGGGGGGGAAATCCGCGACCTGGTGGAGCGTCTCGGGAGCGCCCCGGGGGTCCTCCAGGCCCGCTTGCAGGCCGCGCCGCTCCGTCCGGCGCACCCCTGA
- a CDS encoding PDGLE domain-containing protein gives MKRLTIVLIVLGALALVAALASPLASPYPDGLEAALERATDEGAAAELEEGEHLVDSPWPDYDAGGDGSTGSTILAGILGAIATLALGLGLAKLVSLKKA, from the coding sequence ATGAAGCGGCTCACCATCGTCCTCATCGTATTGGGAGCCCTGGCGCTGGTCGCGGCGCTGGCCAGCCCCCTGGCCTCGCCCTACCCCGACGGCCTCGAGGCGGCCCTGGAGCGGGCGACCGACGAAGGTGCAGCGGCAGAGTTGGAGGAGGGGGAACACCTGGTGGACTCGCCCTGGCCCGACTATGACGCGGGCGGCGACGGTTCAACGGGCTCCACCATCCTGGCCGGCATCCTCGGCGCCATCGCCACCCTCGCCCTCGGCCTCGGCCTGGCGAAGCTCGTCTCGCTGAAAAAGGCCTAG
- a CDS encoding PorV/PorQ family protein has translation MPKRFVSTILLLFLTAVALAGNAGATFLLLPEDIRAVGMGGTGAGEGGNLAGLFYNPASLGFRTEAAINAAFTSWIADTSLGYLAGCLPIGKAGVLSLGATYMNVGGFERRTGDTDEPEGTFDAMGLAAEAGYGIELFDGFSAGLTAGVVHQRLDTYSATGASFDLGVQYRLPFDWLTVGVAGRNLGTPLTFISAQTPLPSNVVGGVNLSFLEGDLGFNLDAEYHLDDAVDNLYAHVGGEYVLFDTAALRVGYTFGYGSQGGSMTGLSAGIGLQVVGITLDFAYTNQGDLGGSYRAGLGYDFAYVTSRRDTLQDYLNQIAELGRATSRAFYTEGQDALGQERYADAVSAFDKALIWDPSYTEAALAYYAAVGLVREFEINDRISQGKLYLENEDYVLALAEFSAALGIDPANTDALSLITSASNGLSRQLAEREAKVAKLSQKAADLFAAEDYRGAITAWSEVLVLDPTNSLALEYLSLSESNLAKQVKQEKRLARNLEEQGRYNEALDHWMKANELAPDDPELPVAISQCRDNLSLQIKTLVEDGIARYDRGEYAAAKDLFHKAQRLDPGNRKAAEYLAKIEAAQTTTVRESDPITANEFYLKGVQAYTRKDYELAIYYWEQCLYYQPDHPKAGPNIERARQLLAALQG, from the coding sequence ATGCCGAAGCGCTTCGTGTCAACGATTCTACTCCTCTTTCTGACCGCGGTGGCCCTCGCCGGGAACGCCGGGGCGACCTTCCTGTTGCTGCCGGAGGACATCCGGGCCGTGGGCATGGGCGGCACCGGCGCCGGGGAAGGCGGGAACCTCGCCGGGCTCTTCTACAACCCGGCCAGCCTGGGCTTCCGCACCGAGGCCGCGATAAACGCCGCCTTCACGAGCTGGATCGCCGACACGAGCCTCGGCTACCTGGCCGGCTGTCTGCCCATCGGGAAGGCGGGGGTTCTCTCGCTGGGCGCGACCTACATGAACGTGGGCGGCTTCGAGCGGCGGACCGGCGACACCGACGAGCCCGAAGGCACATTCGACGCCATGGGCCTGGCCGCCGAGGCGGGCTACGGAATCGAGCTCTTCGACGGCTTCTCGGCCGGCCTCACCGCCGGGGTGGTCCACCAGCGCCTGGACACCTACTCGGCCACCGGGGCGAGCTTCGATTTGGGCGTCCAGTACCGCCTCCCCTTCGACTGGCTCACCGTGGGCGTGGCGGGGAGGAACCTCGGCACGCCCCTTACATTCATCAGCGCCCAAACCCCGCTGCCGTCGAACGTTGTCGGCGGCGTCAACCTGAGCTTCCTGGAGGGCGACCTCGGCTTCAACCTGGACGCCGAGTACCACCTCGACGACGCCGTGGACAACCTCTACGCCCACGTGGGCGGCGAGTACGTCCTTTTCGACACGGCGGCACTCCGTGTCGGCTACACCTTCGGCTACGGTTCCCAGGGCGGCTCGATGACCGGCCTCTCCGCCGGAATCGGCCTCCAGGTCGTCGGCATCACCCTCGATTTCGCCTACACAAACCAGGGCGACCTGGGCGGCTCCTACCGCGCGGGGCTGGGGTACGACTTCGCCTACGTCACCAGCCGCAGGGACACACTGCAGGATTACCTGAACCAGATCGCCGAGCTGGGGCGGGCCACCAGCCGCGCCTTCTACACCGAGGGGCAGGACGCGCTCGGGCAGGAGCGTTACGCCGACGCCGTCAGCGCCTTCGACAAGGCCCTGATCTGGGACCCGTCCTACACCGAGGCGGCCCTGGCGTACTACGCGGCCGTCGGGCTGGTCCGAGAGTTCGAGATCAACGACCGCATCTCCCAGGGCAAGCTCTACCTGGAGAATGAGGACTACGTCTTGGCCCTGGCCGAGTTCTCCGCCGCCCTGGGGATCGATCCCGCAAACACCGACGCCCTCAGCCTTATCACCTCAGCCTCGAACGGCCTGTCCAGGCAGTTGGCCGAGCGGGAGGCCAAGGTGGCCAAGCTCTCCCAGAAGGCCGCCGATCTCTTCGCCGCCGAGGACTACCGCGGGGCCATCACCGCCTGGAGCGAGGTCCTGGTCCTGGACCCCACGAACAGCCTAGCCCTGGAGTACCTGAGTCTGTCCGAGAGCAACCTGGCGAAGCAGGTGAAACAGGAGAAGCGCCTGGCACGGAATCTGGAGGAGCAGGGGCGTTACAACGAGGCCCTGGACCACTGGATGAAGGCCAACGAGCTGGCCCCCGACGACCCGGAGCTGCCCGTGGCCATCAGCCAGTGCCGAGACAACCTCTCCCTTCAGATAAAAACCCTCGTCGAGGACGGCATCGCCCGCTACGATAGAGGCGAGTACGCCGCCGCCAAGGACCTCTTCCACAAGGCGCAGCGCCTCGACCCCGGCAACCGGAAGGCCGCGGAGTACCTGGCGAAAATCGAGGCCGCCCAGACCACGACGGTGCGTGAATCGGACCCCATCACCGCCAACGAGTTCTACCTGAAGGGCGTCCAGGCTTACACGCGCAAGGACTACGAGCTGGCGATATACTACTGGGAACAGTGCCTCTACTACCAGCCCGATCATCCCAAGGCGGGCCCGAACATCGAGCGGGCGCGGCAGCTCCTGGCGGCCCTGCAGGGGTAG
- a CDS encoding energy-coupling factor ABC transporter permease has protein sequence MHVPDGLLQPAVWAGGWALGGSGLAWAVVRARKVMEKGLVPLAGVLAAFIFAAQMLNFPILPGVSGHLVGAALAAIALGPAMGILVIFTVLAVQCLLFADGGVTALGLNTLAMGVTGALVGYGLYRLVGGGTPSGWRRRAAAFTAGFGATVVASAVTSTAICLSTPYPPATVFGLMVGFHALVGVGEGLITVVVVEVLQGAGVLERRLEGGVAR, from the coding sequence ATGCACGTTCCCGATGGTCTTCTGCAACCGGCGGTGTGGGCCGGCGGCTGGGCCCTGGGCGGGAGCGGCCTCGCCTGGGCCGTCGTCCGCGCCCGGAAGGTGATGGAAAAGGGGCTGGTCCCGCTGGCCGGCGTGCTGGCGGCCTTCATCTTCGCCGCCCAGATGCTCAACTTCCCGATCCTGCCCGGCGTCTCCGGCCACCTGGTCGGCGCGGCGCTGGCGGCCATCGCCCTCGGGCCCGCCATGGGCATCCTGGTCATCTTCACCGTCCTGGCCGTCCAGTGCCTCCTCTTCGCCGACGGCGGCGTCACGGCGCTGGGGCTCAACACCCTGGCCATGGGCGTGACCGGCGCCCTCGTGGGGTACGGCCTCTACCGGCTCGTCGGCGGGGGGACCCCCTCCGGCTGGCGCCGCCGGGCGGCCGCTTTCACCGCCGGATTCGGCGCCACCGTGGTCGCCTCCGCGGTGACCTCCACCGCCATCTGCCTCTCCACACCATACCCCCCCGCGACCGTATTCGGCCTCATGGTCGGGTTCCACGCCCTGGTGGGCGTCGGCGAGGGGCTCATCACCGTAGTGGTGGTGGAGGTGCTGCAGGGGGCGGGCGTCCTGGAGCGGCGACTGGAAGGGGGGGTGGCGCGATGA